In Acidimicrobiales bacterium, a single window of DNA contains:
- a CDS encoding DinB family protein: MEEPPARPTAQAEKCSECGFDGLTITATNAERTLRGLGPRYKEALALQEGEDPDIVLRRRPDARTWSALECAAHMRDVIAFWGWGLHQALTKEHPELPDPDPDLPDRTASESSYNSQDLLKVVEDLSANADRIARKAANIAGDAWDRAVTFGNLDMTTLAIVRKVAHEGHHHLLDIGRSINAARTTN, translated from the coding sequence ATGGAAGAGCCGCCCGCAAGGCCTACAGCCCAGGCCGAGAAGTGCTCGGAATGCGGCTTCGATGGCCTCACCATCACGGCCACGAACGCCGAAAGAACGCTGCGTGGTCTAGGCCCTCGTTATAAGGAAGCGCTTGCTCTGCAGGAGGGAGAAGACCCCGACATCGTCTTGCGTCGGCGCCCAGATGCTCGCACCTGGTCGGCGCTCGAGTGCGCCGCCCACATGCGCGACGTCATCGCGTTTTGGGGATGGGGGCTTCACCAGGCGCTCACCAAGGAGCACCCAGAGCTACCCGACCCCGATCCGGATCTTCCCGACCGGACCGCTTCTGAAAGCTCATACAACAGCCAGGACCTCTTGAAAGTAGTTGAGGACCTATCGGCGAACGCCGACCGCATCGCCAGGAAAGCGGCCAATATCGCAGGCGATGCCTGGGATCGAGCCGTTACCTTTGGCAACCTTGATATGACCACTCTGGCTATCGTCCGTAAGGTCGCCCATGAGGGGCACCATCATCTGCTCGACATCGGTCGTTCAATCAATGCCGCGAGAACCACAAACTGA